A DNA window from Bradyrhizobium barranii subsp. barranii contains the following coding sequences:
- the pyk gene encoding pyruvate kinase — protein sequence MRRLRRIKILATLGPASSDLAMIRRLFEAGADLFRINMSHTPHDKMRELVATIRNVESSYGRPIGILVDLQGPKLRLGAFAEGAVQLQNGQIFTLDSDKAPGDATRVNLPHPEILAALRPGHSLLLDDGKVRLIAEETTKEHAVTRVVVGGRMSDRKGVSLPDTDLPVSAMTPKDRADLEAALVTGVDWIALSFVQRADDVIEAKKMIRGRAAVMAKIEKPQAIDRLADIIEASDALMVARGDLGVELPLERVPSLQKQMTRMARRAGKPVVIATQMLESMIQSPVPTRAEVSDVATAVYEGADAIMLSAESAAGKFPVEAVSTMNRIGEEVERDPIYRSVLTAQRPAPESTAGDAIADAARQIAETLDLPALICWTSSGSTAVRVARERPKPPIVAITPNIAAGRRLAVVWGVHCVVAEDARDQDDMVSRAGQIAFRDGFVRAGQRVIIVAGVPLGIPGTTNMVRIASVGPEGGADI from the coding sequence ATGAGGCGTCTTCGCCGTATCAAGATTCTCGCGACCCTGGGACCTGCCTCTTCGGACCTCGCGATGATCCGCCGCCTGTTCGAGGCCGGTGCCGACCTGTTCCGCATCAACATGAGCCACACCCCGCATGACAAGATGCGGGAGCTGGTCGCGACGATCCGCAACGTCGAGAGCAGTTATGGCCGGCCGATCGGCATCCTGGTCGATCTCCAGGGCCCGAAGCTCAGGCTCGGCGCCTTCGCCGAAGGCGCGGTCCAGCTCCAGAACGGCCAGATCTTCACGCTCGATTCCGACAAGGCGCCGGGCGATGCCACGCGCGTCAATCTCCCGCATCCGGAGATCCTGGCAGCGCTCAGGCCCGGCCATTCGCTGCTGCTCGACGACGGCAAGGTGCGGCTGATCGCCGAGGAAACCACGAAGGAGCACGCGGTGACGCGCGTCGTGGTCGGCGGCCGGATGTCCGACCGCAAGGGCGTCAGCCTGCCCGACACCGATCTGCCGGTCTCGGCGATGACGCCGAAGGACCGCGCTGACCTCGAGGCCGCGCTGGTGACCGGCGTCGACTGGATCGCGCTGTCCTTCGTGCAGCGCGCCGACGACGTGATCGAGGCCAAGAAGATGATCCGCGGCCGCGCCGCTGTCATGGCCAAGATCGAGAAGCCGCAGGCGATCGACCGCCTCGCCGACATCATCGAGGCCTCCGACGCGCTGATGGTGGCGCGCGGCGATCTCGGCGTCGAGCTGCCGCTGGAGCGCGTGCCGAGCCTGCAGAAACAGATGACGCGCATGGCGCGCCGCGCCGGCAAGCCGGTGGTGATCGCAACCCAGATGCTGGAATCGATGATCCAGTCGCCGGTGCCGACCCGCGCCGAGGTCTCCGACGTCGCCACCGCCGTCTATGAAGGCGCCGACGCCATCATGCTGTCGGCGGAATCGGCGGCCGGCAAATTCCCGGTCGAGGCGGTCTCGACCATGAACCGCATCGGCGAAGAGGTCGAGCGCGACCCGATTTATCGTTCCGTGCTCACCGCGCAGCGCCCCGCGCCGGAATCCACCGCCGGCGACGCCATCGCGGACGCCGCCCGCCAGATCGCCGAAACACTCGACCTGCCGGCCCTGATCTGCTGGACCAGCTCGGGCTCGACCGCGGTGCGCGTCGCGCGCGAGCGGCCGAAGCCGCCGATCGTGGCGATCACGCCCAACATCGCGGCCGGACGCCGGCTGGCGGTGGTCTGGGGCGTGCATTGCGTGGTGGCGGAAGACGCGCGCGACCAGGACGACATGGTAAGCCGCGCCGGCCAGATCGCCTTCCGCGACGGCTTCGTCCGCGCCGGCCAGCGCGTGATCATCGTCGCCGGCGTGCCGCTCGGCATTCCCGGCACCACCAACATGGTGCGCATCGCCTCGGTCGGCCCCGAGGGCGGCGCGGATATCTAG
- a CDS encoding DUF1036 domain-containing protein, with translation MIAESPRAPLRLLARLVPVLVVGLLCLWASPASADFRLCNNTSSRVGIALGYKDAEGWTTEGWWNISSRSCETLLRGTLVARYYYIYAIDYDRGGEWSGQAFMCSRDKEFTIRGTEDCLARGYDRTGYFEVDTGEQRAWTVQLTDANEQPSQQQRVPGLPGPVGPGGGVPGLPNSPPGGTPPAAPGLPPAPSPPSGNKP, from the coding sequence ATGATCGCCGAATCTCCCCGCGCCCCCCTTCGCCTGCTCGCCCGGTTGGTCCCGGTGCTGGTGGTTGGCCTGCTGTGCCTCTGGGCCAGCCCGGCCTCCGCCGACTTCCGGCTTTGCAACAACACCTCGAGCCGGGTCGGCATTGCGCTCGGCTACAAGGACGCCGAGGGCTGGACCACCGAGGGCTGGTGGAACATCTCGTCCCGCTCCTGCGAGACCCTGCTGCGGGGAACGCTGGTCGCCCGCTACTATTACATCTATGCGATCGACTACGACCGCGGCGGCGAATGGTCGGGCCAGGCCTTCATGTGCTCGCGCGACAAGGAATTCACCATCCGCGGCACCGAGGATTGCCTCGCGCGCGGCTACGACCGGACCGGCTATTTCGAGGTCGATACCGGCGAGCAGCGGGCCTGGACGGTCCAGCTCACCGACGCCAACGAGCAGCCGTCACAGCAGCAGCGCGTGCCCGGCCTGCCGGGCCCGGTCGGCCCGGGTGGCGGCGTTCCGGGTTTGCCCAATAGTCCGCCCGGTGGTACGCCCCCCGCCGCGCCTGGCCTTCCGCCAGCCCCCTCGCCACCGTCTGGAAATAAGCCATGA
- a CDS encoding DUF1244 domain-containing protein, with protein MAIDDKTRTELEAAAFRRLVDHLKTRTDVQNIDLMNLAGFCRNCLSNWLKDAADAQGVSLSKDESREAVYGMPYETWKSKYQGTATPEQVEAMKKVHPGH; from the coding sequence ATGGCAATCGACGACAAAACCAGAACGGAGCTCGAGGCGGCCGCTTTCCGGCGCCTGGTCGATCATCTGAAGACGCGGACGGACGTCCAGAACATCGATCTGATGAATTTGGCCGGCTTCTGCCGCAACTGCCTGTCCAACTGGCTCAAGGACGCCGCCGACGCGCAGGGCGTGAGCTTAAGCAAGGACGAGAGCCGCGAGGCCGTCTACGGCATGCCCTACGAGACCTGGAAGTCGAAATATCAGGGCACGGCCACGCCCGAGCAGGTCGAGGCGATGAAGAAGGTTCACCCCGGGCACTGA
- a CDS encoding DUF2312 domain-containing protein has product MATSAAVRDDEPATKFAKDQLKSIIERIERLEEEKKAISDDIRDVYAESKGNGYDVKALRTIVRMRKQDPNERAEAETILETYMQALGML; this is encoded by the coding sequence ATGGCCACCTCCGCCGCCGTCCGCGACGACGAGCCCGCGACGAAATTTGCCAAGGACCAGCTCAAATCCATCATCGAGCGCATCGAGCGGCTGGAGGAAGAGAAGAAGGCGATCTCCGACGACATCCGCGACGTCTATGCCGAGAGCAAGGGCAATGGCTACGACGTCAAGGCGCTGCGCACCATCGTGCGCATGCGCAAGCAGGACCCGAACGAGCGCGCCGAGGCCGAGACCATCCTCGAGACCTATATGCAGGCGCTGGGAATGCTCTGA
- a CDS encoding DUF1801 domain-containing protein gives MTAPPLPREVDRAFRALPAPIGKRLLQVRALIFATAAAHKAVGELTETLKWGEPAYLTDESGSGSTIRLGRLKDSERAAILFNCKTTLVDTFRERFPDEFEYRQTRALLLPLSGALPKQELTVCLSLALTYHLDRRVRKAR, from the coding sequence GTGACTGCGCCGCCGCTGCCGCGCGAGGTGGACCGTGCCTTCCGCGCCCTTCCGGCGCCGATCGGCAAGCGGCTACTCCAGGTGCGTGCGCTGATCTTCGCGACCGCTGCGGCGCATAAAGCCGTTGGCGAGCTCACCGAGACCCTGAAATGGGGCGAGCCGGCTTACTTGACCGATGAGAGCGGCAGCGGCTCCACGATTCGGCTCGGCCGCCTGAAGGACTCCGAGCGCGCCGCCATACTGTTCAACTGCAAGACGACGCTGGTCGATACGTTCCGCGAGCGCTTTCCCGATGAGTTCGAATATCGGCAGACCAGGGCTTTGCTGTTGCCCCTATCCGGCGCGCTGCCGAAGCAGGAGCTCACCGTCTGCCTCTCGCTGGCGTTGACATATCATCTGGATCGGCGGGTCAGGAAAGCGAGATAG
- a CDS encoding DUF882 domain-containing protein, protein MLTGLARKFAVLSLSHAGVKAGSRIGLASALLLAAAGSVHDAAALNETKTLSFHHTHSGEDLTVTFKRDGRFDEAALKQLNHFLRDWRTQDETVMDRRLFDILWEVYRDVDGKQPIQIISSYRSPATNAMLRRRSSGVARFSQHMLGHAMDFHIPGVPLEQIRFAGLRLQRGGVGFYPTSGSPFVHLDTGSIRHWPRMTHDQLARVFPDGRTVHVPTDGTPLKGYELAKADIERRGTGDDSGSKPSFFAALFKSKSAPAATSSDEDDEGAPAPAAKPVAPTVVAAVAKPADPVPTPRAKPQIAAAIQLASADAQLVAPPKPKPAPVADKPAAGKPETPADIINARGFWDTPATPQQATPAQVAALKARQALAAATEPQATASVSSAAYQALAYAPASASPVDRANVVAASAPVPRTGRPVAATRGLAPAIEINTVVGKSIDGRIATATRLSAARGESIWLKIVMLSPSASRAMSVTLMGELDTVALRGYFVKPQAVVAMGFADDPMQGLSCDSFTGSATAKLETTSFVMRTAALH, encoded by the coding sequence GTGCTGACTGGTCTCGCACGCAAATTCGCAGTGCTGTCGTTGTCCCATGCGGGAGTGAAGGCCGGATCCCGGATCGGCCTCGCTTCCGCACTGCTGCTTGCTGCCGCGGGCTCGGTCCATGACGCCGCCGCGCTGAACGAGACCAAGACGCTCTCGTTCCACCACACCCATTCCGGCGAAGACCTCACCGTCACCTTCAAGCGCGATGGCCGCTTCGACGAGGCCGCGCTGAAGCAGCTCAACCACTTCCTGCGCGACTGGCGGACCCAGGACGAGACGGTCATGGACCGTCGCCTGTTCGACATCCTCTGGGAAGTCTATCGCGACGTCGACGGCAAGCAGCCGATCCAGATCATCTCCTCCTACCGCTCCCCCGCCACCAACGCGATGCTCCGCCGCCGCTCCTCCGGCGTGGCGCGCTTCAGCCAGCACATGCTGGGGCATGCGATGGACTTCCACATTCCGGGCGTGCCGCTGGAGCAGATCCGCTTCGCCGGCCTGCGCCTGCAGCGCGGCGGCGTCGGCTTCTATCCAACCTCCGGCTCGCCCTTCGTCCATCTGGATACCGGCAGCATCCGGCACTGGCCGCGCATGACGCATGACCAGCTCGCCCGCGTCTTCCCGGATGGCCGCACGGTCCACGTCCCGACCGACGGCACGCCGCTGAAGGGCTATGAGCTGGCCAAGGCCGACATCGAGCGCCGCGGCACAGGCGACGATTCAGGCAGCAAGCCGAGTTTCTTTGCCGCCCTGTTCAAGAGCAAGTCGGCTCCGGCCGCCACGAGCAGCGACGAGGATGACGAGGGCGCGCCCGCCCCGGCCGCCAAGCCTGTTGCGCCGACCGTGGTTGCCGCCGTGGCCAAGCCGGCCGATCCGGTGCCGACACCGCGCGCCAAGCCGCAGATCGCCGCTGCGATCCAGCTCGCTTCGGCCGATGCACAGCTCGTTGCACCGCCCAAGCCGAAGCCCGCGCCCGTGGCTGACAAGCCGGCAGCCGGCAAGCCCGAGACCCCGGCCGACATCATCAATGCCCGCGGCTTCTGGGATACCCCTGCGACCCCGCAGCAGGCGACGCCAGCTCAAGTGGCGGCGCTGAAGGCCCGCCAGGCGCTCGCCGCCGCCACCGAGCCGCAAGCGACCGCGAGCGTCTCCAGCGCGGCCTATCAGGCGCTGGCCTACGCGCCGGCGTCCGCCTCCCCGGTCGACCGCGCCAACGTCGTCGCCGCCTCCGCGCCGGTCCCGCGCACAGGCCGCCCCGTTGCCGCGACGCGCGGCCTTGCGCCCGCGATCGAGATCAACACGGTGGTCGGCAAGAGCATCGACGGAAGGATCGCAACCGCGACCCGCCTCTCCGCCGCCAGGGGCGAAAGCATCTGGCTCAAGATCGTGATGCTGTCGCCGAGCGCCAGCCGCGCGATGTCGGTGACGCTGATGGGCGAGCTGGATACCGTTGCCCTGCGCGGCTATTTCGTCAAACCGCAGGCCGTGGTCGCGATGGGCTTTGCCGACGATCCGATGCAGGGCCTGTCCTGCGACAGCTTTACGGGCAGCGCGACCGCGAAGCTCGAGACGACGTCGTTCGTCATGCGCACCGCGGCGCTGCACTGA
- a CDS encoding L,D-transpeptidase scaffold domain-containing protein: protein MRDCLNHRAGFDRVLMTVAATFLTVSASSALAQDQVRSSAAELAIEAAIPRPEPANVPPPTASDIKLDTTATVQDSAKEPTKEPVKAETAPAPDKVETKPSDVATTPAAEAPKSETAKTEPAKTEPAKSEAAKTEPAKSEPAKADTATATPAAPAAPAAAPAAEPVKAASNVPAADQPVADKLKDIIGAKTSRHFDRKNERAAIEKFYGARDFAPVWTQAGSLTAAAKGVITRLKDAASDGLNPADYPVPDFATATAPDALADAELKLTASMFDYARQAQSGRMHWSQVSGDILYPEHPVDPSEVLAKITTAADASAALDGYNPPQKLYKELKAKLAELRGQGSGPVIEIADGPALKYTPAGKKQAEIVVEDPRVPQLRAKLGLAENASDTRYDATVAEAVRKFQSGAEMKATGVLDDKTAKAINTPKRDKQIDTVLVNMERWRWLPRDLGVPSLGDAYVILNIPDYTLKVMQRGQQVWTTRVVTGKPGSHATPLLTETMKYITVNPTWNVPPSIVYNEYLPALQQDPTVLQRMGLKLEQNRDGSVHISQPPGEANALGRIRFNFPNKFLVYQHDTPDKNLFARDDRAFSHGCMRVQNPDQYASVLLNIAMPNEKYTPERVRSMYGKSEIDLKFPTPIPVNITYQTAFVDDGGKLQIRKDVYGRDATMINILKNGRGKDLENVVAHSQPSYSRPATTLPSGVAIANNGGGFGSSGPNFFERLFGAPTPPPAPVGRRPQQQRVFTR, encoded by the coding sequence ATGCGTGACTGTTTGAACCACCGTGCGGGCTTTGACCGCGTCTTGATGACGGTCGCGGCGACCTTCCTCACGGTATCGGCCAGCTCGGCCCTGGCGCAGGATCAGGTGCGCAGCAGCGCCGCCGAACTCGCGATCGAAGCCGCGATCCCGCGCCCCGAGCCCGCCAACGTCCCGCCCCCGACCGCATCCGACATCAAGCTCGACACCACCGCGACGGTTCAGGACTCCGCAAAGGAGCCGACCAAGGAACCGGTGAAGGCCGAAACCGCGCCGGCCCCCGACAAGGTTGAGACCAAGCCTTCCGACGTCGCCACCACGCCTGCAGCTGAGGCGCCGAAGAGCGAAACCGCCAAGACCGAGCCCGCGAAGACCGAGCCCGCCAAGTCCGAGGCCGCGAAGACCGAGCCTGCCAAATCCGAACCAGCAAAGGCCGACACCGCGACGGCAACGCCGGCCGCGCCTGCGGCCCCCGCTGCCGCTCCGGCCGCCGAGCCGGTGAAGGCCGCGAGCAACGTTCCCGCCGCCGACCAGCCGGTCGCCGACAAGCTCAAGGACATCATCGGCGCCAAGACCTCGCGCCATTTCGACCGCAAGAACGAGCGCGCCGCGATCGAGAAGTTTTACGGTGCACGCGACTTCGCGCCGGTCTGGACCCAGGCCGGCAGCCTGACCGCTGCGGCCAAGGGCGTGATCACGCGGCTGAAGGATGCGGCCTCCGATGGCCTCAATCCCGCCGACTACCCGGTGCCGGATTTCGCCACCGCCACGGCGCCCGATGCGCTCGCTGATGCCGAGCTGAAGCTCACCGCCAGCATGTTCGACTATGCGCGCCAGGCCCAGAGCGGCCGCATGCACTGGTCGCAGGTCAGCGGCGACATCCTCTATCCCGAGCATCCGGTCGATCCGAGCGAGGTGCTCGCCAAGATCACGACCGCAGCCGACGCCTCCGCAGCGCTCGACGGCTACAACCCGCCGCAGAAGCTCTACAAGGAGCTGAAGGCCAAGCTCGCCGAGCTGCGCGGCCAGGGCAGCGGCCCGGTGATCGAGATCGCCGACGGTCCGGCGCTGAAATACACCCCGGCCGGCAAGAAGCAGGCTGAAATCGTCGTCGAAGATCCGCGCGTGCCGCAGCTCCGCGCCAAGCTCGGCCTCGCCGAGAACGCCAGCGACACCCGCTATGACGCCACCGTCGCCGAAGCCGTGCGCAAATTCCAGAGCGGCGCAGAGATGAAGGCGACCGGCGTCCTCGACGACAAGACCGCCAAGGCGATCAACACGCCGAAGCGCGACAAGCAGATCGACACGGTGCTGGTGAACATGGAGCGCTGGCGCTGGCTGCCGCGCGACCTCGGCGTTCCCTCGCTGGGCGATGCCTATGTCATCCTCAACATTCCCGACTACACGCTGAAGGTGATGCAGCGCGGCCAGCAGGTCTGGACCACCCGCGTCGTCACCGGCAAGCCGGGCTCGCATGCGACCCCGCTGCTCACCGAGACGATGAAGTACATCACGGTCAATCCGACCTGGAACGTGCCGCCGTCGATCGTCTACAACGAATATCTGCCGGCGCTTCAGCAGGACCCGACCGTGCTCCAGCGCATGGGCCTCAAGCTCGAGCAGAACCGCGACGGCTCCGTGCACATCTCGCAGCCCCCCGGTGAAGCCAACGCGCTCGGCCGCATCCGCTTCAACTTCCCGAACAAGTTCCTGGTCTATCAGCACGACACGCCGGACAAGAACCTGTTCGCCAGGGACGATCGCGCCTTCAGCCATGGCTGCATGCGCGTGCAGAACCCGGATCAGTACGCCTCCGTTCTGCTCAACATCGCCATGCCGAACGAGAAGTACACGCCGGAGCGCGTGCGCAGCATGTACGGCAAGAGCGAGATCGACCTGAAATTCCCGACGCCGATCCCGGTCAACATCACCTACCAGACCGCGTTCGTGGACGATGGCGGCAAGCTGCAAATCCGCAAGGACGTCTATGGCCGTGACGCGACCATGATCAACATCCTGAAGAACGGCCGCGGCAAGGACCTCGAGAACGTCGTTGCTCACTCCCAGCCGAGCTATTCGCGCCCGGCGACGACGCTGCCCTCGGGCGTGGCGATTGCCAACAATGGCGGCGGCTTCGGCTCGTCGGGTCCGAACTTCTTCGAGCGGCTGTTCGGGGCGCCGACCCCGCCGCCGGCTCCGGTCGGCCGCCGGCCGCAGCAGCAGCGGGTGTTTACCCGCTGA